Proteins encoded together in one Chitinophaga lutea window:
- a CDS encoding glycine-rich domain-containing protein has translation MKHLKYNEDPLWQRIDNFHPDDPTATYPFSRKLAGEQQWTAAFTQKAITEYKRFVYLCCVLPGGASPSPVVDEVWHLHLEYTVNYWEEFCEKVLRRKLHHHPSKGGVAEKQKHVSWMGTTLAQYEQVFGQAPPADIWLPSTPGHTPWRRRVSRWLAALLPIGGLVALTGCDGGTLAWTTVFFIALFAFFIEFTSEPLTPVDKKNKEDGSCGGAGGGCSSGGCGGGCGGCGGCGGCGS, from the coding sequence ATGAAACACCTCAAATACAACGAAGACCCGCTGTGGCAGCGCATCGACAACTTCCACCCGGACGACCCCACGGCCACTTACCCCTTTTCCCGCAAGCTCGCCGGCGAGCAGCAATGGACAGCCGCCTTCACCCAAAAAGCGATCACCGAGTACAAACGGTTTGTGTACCTCTGCTGCGTACTGCCCGGCGGGGCCTCGCCTTCCCCCGTGGTGGACGAGGTATGGCATCTGCACCTGGAGTACACGGTGAACTACTGGGAAGAATTCTGCGAAAAGGTGCTGCGCAGAAAACTGCACCACCACCCTTCCAAAGGCGGCGTGGCGGAAAAGCAGAAACACGTCAGCTGGATGGGAACCACGCTGGCGCAGTACGAACAGGTATTCGGCCAGGCGCCGCCCGCGGATATATGGTTGCCTTCCACACCCGGTCACACCCCATGGCGGCGCAGGGTATCCCGCTGGCTGGCCGCGCTCCTGCCAATAGGCGGCCTGGTAGCGCTCACCGGCTGCGATGGCGGCACGCTGGCCTGGACGACCGTCTTCTTTATCGCCTTATTCGCCTTCTTTATCGAATTCACCTCCGAACCGCTTACCCCGGTTGATAAAAAGAACAAGGAAGACGGCAGTTGCGGCGGCGCGGGCGGTGGATGCAGCAGCGGCGGGTGCGGAGGAGGATGCGGCGGTTGTGGAGGCTGCGGCGGATGCGGCAGCTGA
- a CDS encoding S9 family peptidase produces MRQSVLILCLLAGAAATAQDNVTYQKPPAVLEELLLAKPTPSVSVGKGGEWMILTERNSYEGVEELAQPELRIAGLRLNPRNFGPSRQSYGAGLTLKNIRTKEVHAISGMPAVPRISGLTWSVDGKRAAFLQNENDRIDLYVIDIAAHSARKVNSAPLVATMSAAYAWVGNDRLLYKTVPAGAGALPARPVAPNGPVVQESKGKAAASRTYQDLIKNPYDEALFAYMTTSQLVISDLQAEKKIGAPAIYGGMSVSPDDQYVLLRRIEKPFSYLVPSYAFPFTTMVWDMEGREVKVLDKTPSGEGAPIGFDDVMDVPRGYAWKEDEPHAITYVKALDGGLGRQKAEYRDAVYMVDVLNRAAPRELFRTRRRFQGVTWGPTKELALVYEGMFADRKERISTYNSVTGQLDSLFERSSNDAYGDIGTPFTVKNQYGEDVLFVQKNGELLLYAQGASPEGDMPFVQSYNLKTRKGSILWRCQAPFYETVVKALDPEKLIMLTSRESLTDVPNYYIRDLRKRSAIGTPITDFTNPYKAMEGVTKQKISYKRADGVGLTGNLYLPKGYDAKKDGPLPVFIWAYPREYKSAADAAQVRGSRYTFTRVGYGGPLFWVTQGYAILDNAEMPIVGEGNKEPNDNFIPQLYLNAHAAIQELAKMGVGDSNRVAVGGHSYGAFMTANLLAHTNLFKAGIARSGAYNRTLTPFGFQAEERTYWQAPEVYYNMSPFSFSDKIKTPLLLIHGEMDNNPGTFPIQSERLYNAVKGHGGTVRFVQLPFESHGYAAKENLLHMLWEQTEWLNKYVRDAKK; encoded by the coding sequence ATGAGACAATCCGTACTGATCCTGTGCCTGCTGGCCGGCGCTGCCGCAACGGCCCAGGACAATGTTACCTACCAGAAACCGCCGGCCGTGCTGGAGGAGCTGCTGCTGGCCAAACCCACGCCTTCCGTGAGCGTAGGCAAAGGCGGGGAGTGGATGATACTCACCGAGCGCAACTCTTACGAAGGCGTGGAAGAACTGGCGCAGCCCGAACTGCGCATCGCAGGGCTTCGCCTCAATCCCCGCAACTTCGGGCCCAGCAGGCAGAGTTATGGCGCGGGATTGACGCTGAAAAATATCAGAACGAAAGAAGTGCACGCCATCAGCGGCATGCCCGCCGTGCCCCGCATCTCCGGCCTTACCTGGAGCGTGGACGGGAAAAGGGCCGCCTTCCTGCAAAACGAAAATGATCGTATAGACCTCTACGTGATAGACATTGCCGCCCATTCGGCGCGCAAGGTCAACAGCGCCCCGCTGGTGGCTACCATGAGCGCGGCGTACGCCTGGGTGGGGAACGACCGCCTGCTGTACAAAACCGTGCCCGCCGGCGCCGGTGCTTTGCCCGCACGCCCCGTAGCTCCCAACGGGCCGGTGGTGCAGGAAAGCAAAGGCAAAGCCGCCGCTTCGCGCACCTACCAGGATTTGATCAAAAATCCCTACGACGAAGCCCTCTTCGCGTATATGACCACCTCGCAGCTGGTGATCAGCGACCTGCAGGCTGAAAAGAAAATCGGCGCGCCCGCTATCTACGGCGGTATGTCCGTTTCGCCCGACGATCAGTACGTGCTGCTGCGCCGCATAGAAAAACCGTTCTCTTACCTCGTGCCGTCTTACGCATTCCCTTTCACCACCATGGTATGGGACATGGAAGGCCGGGAAGTGAAGGTGCTGGATAAAACGCCCTCCGGCGAAGGCGCCCCTATCGGTTTTGATGACGTGATGGACGTGCCGCGCGGTTATGCCTGGAAAGAAGACGAGCCCCATGCCATCACTTACGTGAAGGCGCTCGACGGCGGCCTGGGCCGCCAGAAAGCCGAATACCGCGATGCGGTGTACATGGTGGACGTGCTGAACAGGGCCGCACCGAGAGAACTGTTCCGCACCAGACGCCGCTTCCAGGGCGTTACCTGGGGCCCCACCAAAGAGCTCGCCCTCGTGTACGAAGGCATGTTCGCCGACCGGAAGGAACGCATCAGCACCTATAACAGCGTCACCGGCCAGCTCGACTCCCTCTTCGAAAGAAGCAGCAACGACGCCTACGGCGATATCGGCACGCCCTTTACCGTCAAGAACCAGTATGGGGAAGATGTATTGTTCGTGCAGAAAAACGGCGAGCTGCTGTTGTATGCGCAGGGCGCATCGCCCGAAGGAGATATGCCTTTTGTGCAGAGCTATAACCTGAAAACCCGCAAGGGCAGCATCCTCTGGCGTTGCCAGGCGCCTTTCTACGAAACCGTGGTGAAAGCGCTCGACCCGGAGAAGCTCATCATGCTCACCTCCCGCGAAAGCCTCACGGACGTGCCCAACTATTACATCCGCGACCTGCGCAAACGCTCCGCCATCGGTACGCCCATCACGGATTTCACCAATCCGTACAAAGCCATGGAGGGCGTAACGAAACAGAAGATCTCCTACAAACGCGCAGACGGTGTGGGCCTCACCGGCAACCTGTACCTCCCCAAAGGGTACGATGCGAAAAAAGACGGGCCTTTGCCGGTATTCATCTGGGCCTATCCCCGCGAGTATAAATCCGCCGCCGATGCCGCACAGGTAAGGGGCTCCAGATACACCTTCACCCGCGTAGGGTATGGCGGCCCGCTGTTCTGGGTAACCCAGGGCTACGCCATCCTCGACAATGCGGAAATGCCGATCGTTGGCGAAGGCAACAAGGAGCCGAACGATAACTTTATTCCCCAGCTTTACCTCAACGCCCATGCCGCCATACAGGAACTGGCCAAAATGGGGGTGGGCGACAGCAACCGCGTGGCGGTAGGCGGCCACAGCTACGGCGCCTTCATGACGGCTAACCTGCTCGCACACACGAACCTGTTCAAAGCCGGCATCGCCCGCAGCGGCGCGTACAACCGCACCCTCACGCCATTCGGTTTCCAGGCGGAAGAACGCACTTACTGGCAGGCGCCCGAAGTGTATTATAACATGAGCCCGTTCAGTTTTTCGGACAAGATCAAAACGCCGCTGCTGCTCATTCACGGCGAAATGGACAACAACCCCGGCACCTTCCCGATACAGAGCGAAAGGCTCTACAACGCGGTGAAAGGCCACGGCGGTACCGTCCGTTTCGTGCAGCTGCCGTTTGAAAGCCACGGGTATGCAGCGAAGGAAAACCTCCTGCATATGCTCTGGGAACAAACGGAGTGGCTGAATAAATATGTGAGGGACGCGAAGAAATAA
- a CDS encoding response regulator transcription factor: protein MNYDIRLAVADDHEIFLDGLALMLSRQENITLVGQAADGRELLDLVEKENPDVIMTDIKMPRMDGITATRELIRRNPDARVIALSMFDEEDQIVEMLEAGAKGYLLKNADKQEILDAIAHVYEDKVYYCKSTSAKLAGMIARSKFNPHKPKEVVTFTDREQEIIRLICQQLTAQQIGDRIFLSKRTVEGYRTRILEKMNVRNTAGVVMYALKNNLIREEELH, encoded by the coding sequence ATGAACTACGATATCCGCCTCGCAGTAGCAGACGATCATGAGATATTCCTCGACGGGCTGGCGCTGATGCTGTCCCGGCAGGAAAACATTACCCTGGTGGGCCAGGCGGCAGACGGGCGGGAACTGCTCGACCTGGTGGAAAAAGAAAATCCCGATGTGATCATGACCGATATCAAGATGCCCCGGATGGACGGCATCACCGCCACCCGCGAACTGATCCGCCGTAATCCCGACGCCCGTGTGATCGCCCTGTCGATGTTCGACGAAGAAGACCAGATCGTGGAAATGCTCGAAGCGGGCGCGAAAGGGTATCTCCTCAAAAACGCCGACAAACAGGAAATCCTCGATGCCATCGCGCATGTGTATGAAGATAAGGTGTACTACTGCAAAAGCACCTCCGCCAAACTCGCCGGCATGATCGCCCGCAGCAAGTTCAATCCCCACAAACCCAAAGAGGTGGTCACTTTCACCGACCGCGAGCAGGAAATCATCCGGCTCATCTGCCAGCAGCTGACCGCCCAGCAGATCGGCGACCGCATTTTCCTGAGCAAACGAACGGTGGAAGGGTACCGCACCCGCATCCTCGAAAAAATGAATGTGCGCAACACCGCCGGCGTGGTGATGTATGCCCTGAAAAACAACCTCATCAGGGAAGAAGAGCTCCACTGA
- a CDS encoding sensor histidine kinase encodes MEERIVYTTIFLCSLLAVIITFFITSIIRYHRRYIRLQRERITAEIRLLENERRRIAADLHDSLGPLLSTVKLNITSIEVPDARDKLVIAKSGRYIDDIVSSMRQISHNLLPNTLERKGLIDAIREFYQLLGQEDRMELHVYAVNPISSRPERDIHIFRIVQEIIHNTLKHAAAKRLEIGFREDEKELLVLAEDNGQGFDVEKSRRNSRGLGLKSLEIRTDILRGTISIHSGPGKGARYYIRIPLG; translated from the coding sequence ATGGAAGAAAGAATTGTTTATACGACGATTTTTCTCTGTTCGCTGCTGGCAGTGATCATCACCTTTTTTATTACCTCCATCATCCGCTACCACCGCCGGTATATCCGCCTGCAAAGGGAACGTATCACCGCGGAGATCAGGCTGCTCGAAAACGAGCGCAGGCGCATCGCCGCGGACCTGCACGACAGCCTGGGGCCATTGCTGTCTACCGTCAAGCTCAACATCACCAGCATAGAGGTGCCCGATGCGCGCGACAAACTCGTGATCGCCAAATCGGGCCGGTATATCGACGATATCGTCAGCTCCATGCGGCAGATCTCGCACAACCTGCTGCCCAACACCCTCGAAAGAAAAGGCCTCATCGACGCCATCCGCGAGTTTTACCAGCTGCTGGGGCAGGAAGACCGGATGGAGCTGCACGTATACGCCGTCAACCCCATCTCTTCGCGGCCGGAAAGGGATATCCATATTTTCCGGATCGTACAGGAAATCATCCACAACACGCTCAAGCACGCCGCGGCCAAACGGCTGGAAATCGGGTTCCGCGAAGACGAAAAGGAACTGCTGGTGCTGGCGGAAGACAATGGCCAGGGTTTCGACGTGGAAAAAAGCCGCCGCAATTCCCGGGGGCTGGGGTTAAAGAGCCTCGAAATACGGACAGACATCCTGCGCGGCACCATTTCCATCCACTCCGGTCCCGGCAAGGGCGCCCGCTATTACATACGGATACCTCTCGGATAA
- a CDS encoding DUF1801 domain-containing protein — MDTTTQYIAKAAPFAQPILEHLRNLVLKTCPHATERKKWGMPFFETYGDNLCSMAAFKQHCTFGFWKASLMKDPQGLISQMGETAMGHFGRLTSLEDLPPDKVIIAYIREADQLNKKGIKPTAKKTDKKDLTTPPVLAAALKKNKAAAKTFEAFSYSAKKEYIEWIEEAKTEATVAKRVATAVEWMAEGKQRNWKYQ, encoded by the coding sequence ATGGATACGACCACACAGTACATTGCCAAAGCCGCCCCCTTTGCGCAGCCTATACTGGAGCATTTGCGCAACCTGGTGCTGAAAACCTGCCCGCACGCCACCGAGCGCAAAAAGTGGGGCATGCCTTTTTTTGAAACCTACGGAGACAACCTTTGCAGCATGGCCGCTTTCAAGCAGCACTGCACCTTCGGGTTCTGGAAAGCGTCGTTGATGAAAGACCCGCAGGGCCTGATTTCGCAGATGGGCGAAACCGCCATGGGGCATTTCGGGCGACTGACCAGCCTGGAAGACCTGCCGCCGGACAAGGTCATCATCGCCTATATCAGGGAGGCCGACCAGCTCAACAAAAAGGGCATCAAACCCACGGCGAAGAAAACGGATAAGAAGGACCTCACAACGCCGCCGGTGCTGGCCGCCGCGCTGAAGAAAAACAAAGCCGCCGCGAAAACCTTCGAAGCATTCAGCTACTCCGCGAAAAAGGAATACATCGAGTGGATCGAAGAAGCCAAAACCGAAGCCACCGTGGCCAAACGCGTGGCAACGGCGGTGGAATGGATGGCCGAGGGCAAACAGCGGAACTGGAAATACCAGTAA